DNA from Patescibacteria group bacterium:
TGTCCAAAATGCAAAGGCAGTGCGAAAAGAGAAACTGATACAATGCCTAACTGGGCTGGTTCTAACTGGTACTTTTTAAGATATGTTGATCCAAATAATGACAAACAAATTGTTGATAAGAAAAAATCAGATTATTGGATGCCAGTTGATTGGTACAATGGCGGAATGGAGCATACCACTCTGCATTTGCTTTACTCAAGATTTATATATAAGTTTCTTTATGATATTAAAGTTGTTTCTCAGCCAGAACCATATGCTAAAAGAACATCACATGGTGTTGTGTTAGCTGAAGATGGAAGAAAAATGTCAAAATCTTTTGGGAATGTAATTAATCCTGATGATATTGTTAAAGAACATGGAGCTGATACTTTAAGGGTTTATGAAATGTTTATGGGTCCTTTCCAGCAGGCAATTTCATGGAATAGTAAAGGGGTTAAAGGTGTTAATAGATTTTTAAACAGAGCATGGCAGTTAACTTTTGATTGCCTTAAGAACGAAAAAAGTTCTGTTAGTGCAATTAAAAAAATTCATAAACTTAACAGAAAAATAGAGACTGACATGGAGAAAATGAAGTTTAATACAGCGATAGCTGCATTTATGGAATTTATTAATTTTGGTTTTGAAAATAAGGATAGCATTGGAAAGGATGTGATTGAAAGAATGCTGCTGCTGCTGGCTCCATTCGCGCCTCATATTACTGAAGAGCTTTGGAAAAAAATTGGCAACAAAGATTCAATTCATAACAAGGCTTGGCCAAAATATGATGAAAAATTAGCAAAAGAAAAAACAATTACCTTAATAATTCAAATTAATGGCAGGGTTCGGGATAAAATTAAAGTAGAAGCTAATGTCTCTGAAGATAAAGCACGCGATTTGACACTAAA
Protein-coding regions in this window:
- a CDS encoding class I tRNA ligase family protein, with translation CPKCKGSAKRETDTMPNWAGSNWYFLRYVDPNNDKQIVDKKKSDYWMPVDWYNGGMEHTTLHLLYSRFIYKFLYDIKVVSQPEPYAKRTSHGVVLAEDGRKMSKSFGNVINPDDIVKEHGADTLRVYEMFMGPFQQAISWNSKGVKGVNRFLNRAWQLTFDCLKNEKSSVSAIKKIHKLNRKIETDMEKMKFNTAIAAFMEFINFGFENKDSIGKDVIERMLLLLAPFAPHITEELWKKIGNKDSIHNKAWPKYDEKLAKEKTITLIIQINGRVRDKIKVEANVSEDKARDLTLNREKVKTRILGKSIKKIIFVPDKLINIVI